Proteins from one Ipomoea triloba cultivar NCNSP0323 chromosome 1, ASM357664v1 genomic window:
- the LOC116012048 gene encoding uncharacterized protein LOC116012048: MLSDKSRLLIGEVDDVRPWNRIWDLQVCHLCGSVQESAYHLFVECQEVGTLWSSICLPVLLLVPGNLIDWFFELIALLDEEKCSKFIMLRWGLWGNRNEKVWNGVSVDLNIMKCKALTFLANWKYANGLEEITHTVRIVEEKWKAPMVGRFKLNTDASLDPGNNIMGFGWVLRDEDGRFLAAKSMHVMGNYAVKKAEAVRIREALSWLKDTGLGDIDVDVGNISRRLLEEEVARGMNKSFKLVQDSTKELIIHLEDVTWEKNLASTISGVEFHFAKRSANRAAHTIAREVVS, translated from the exons ATGCTGTCAGATAAATCCAG ATTGCTTATAGGAGAGGTTGATGATGTTCGCCCTTGGAACCGGATATGGGACTTGCAG GTTTGTCACCTTTGTGGTAGTGTGCAAGAATCAGCTTATCATCTTTTTGTTGAATGTCAAGAGGTTGGTACTTTGTGGAGCAGCATATGTCTTCCTGTTCTACTGTTAGTGCCAGGTAATTTGATTGATTGGTTTTTTGAGCTAATTGCTTTGCTTGATGAAGAAAAATGCAGTAAGTTTATAATGTTACGTTGGGGTTTGTGGGGGAACAGGAATGAAAAAGTGTGGAATGGTGTATCTGTTGACTTAAATATAATGAAGTGCAAAGCTCTCACTTTTTTGGCAAATTGGAAGTACGCAAATGGGTTGGAGGAGATTACTCATACTGTGAGAATTGTAGAGGAAAAATGGAAGGCCCCAATGGTTGGCAGATTCAAGCTCAATACCGATGCCTCCCTTGATCCAGGAAATAATATCATGGGATTTGGATGGGTGTTGCGTGATGAGGATGGCCGATTTTTGGCGGCGAAGAGCATGCATGTTATGGGAAATTACGCAGTAAAAAAAGCCGAAGCTGTCCGTATTCGTGAGGCCCTGAGTTGGTTGAAGGACACGGGACTGGGAGATattgatgttgatgttgggaatattt CAAGaagacttttggaagaagaagttgcGAGAGGTATGAATAAATCCTTCAAGCTAGTTCAAGATTCaactaaggaattaattatacacTTGGAAGATGTCACATGGGAAAAG AATTTGGCATCCACGATTAGTGGTGTTGAATTCCATTTTGcaaagcgatctgcgaatcgtgctgCCCACACTATTGCTCGGGAAGTCGTTTCTtag